Proteins co-encoded in one Ralstonia sp. RRA genomic window:
- a CDS encoding branched-chain amino acid ABC transporter permease: MEIFGVPLPAMLSQLLLGLVNGSFYAMLSLGLAVIFGLLNVINFAHGALFMLGAVLTWMGFSYLGLPYWLMLVLSPLAIGVLGVVIERTLLRFIYKLDHLYGLLLTLGVTLVIEGVFRAIYGVSGLPYDTPELLQGATDLGFMMLPNYRAWVVVASLAVCFATWFMIEKTKLGAYLRAGTENPKLVEAFGVNVPLMVTLTYGFGVALAAFAGVLAAPVIQISPLMGQSMIITVFAVVVIGGMGSILGSIVTGLGLGVIEGLTKVFYPQASSTVVFVIMVLVLLVRPAGLFGKEK; encoded by the coding sequence ATGGAAATCTTCGGCGTTCCGCTACCGGCCATGCTCAGCCAGCTGCTGCTGGGCCTGGTCAACGGTTCCTTTTATGCGATGTTGAGCCTGGGCCTTGCGGTCATCTTCGGGCTGCTCAACGTCATCAACTTTGCGCACGGTGCGCTGTTCATGCTGGGCGCGGTGCTCACGTGGATGGGCTTCTCGTACCTGGGCCTGCCGTACTGGCTGATGCTGGTGCTCTCGCCGCTGGCGATCGGCGTGCTGGGCGTGGTGATCGAGCGAACGCTGCTGCGCTTCATCTACAAGCTCGACCATCTGTATGGCCTGCTGCTCACGCTGGGCGTGACGTTGGTCATTGAGGGCGTCTTCCGCGCCATCTACGGCGTGTCGGGCCTGCCGTATGACACGCCCGAGCTGCTGCAGGGTGCCACGGACCTCGGCTTCATGATGCTGCCCAACTACCGCGCGTGGGTGGTGGTGGCTTCGCTGGCGGTGTGCTTCGCCACGTGGTTCATGATCGAGAAGACCAAGCTGGGCGCGTATCTGCGCGCCGGCACCGAGAACCCGAAGCTGGTCGAAGCCTTTGGTGTGAACGTGCCGTTGATGGTCACGCTCACCTACGGCTTTGGTGTGGCGCTGGCGGCGTTTGCCGGTGTGCTGGCGGCACCCGTCATCCAGATCTCGCCGCTGATGGGGCAGAGCATGATCATCACCGTGTTTGCGGTGGTGGTGATCGGCGGTATGGGGTCGATCCTCGGTTCGATCGTCACCGGGCTGGGCCTGGGTGTCATTGAAGGGCTGACCAAGGTGTTTTATCCACAGGCGTCATCCACAGTGGTGTTCGTGATCATGGTGCTGGTGCTGCTGGTGCGTCCGGCGGGCCTGTTCGGTAAAGAGAAATAA
- a CDS encoding ABC transporter substrate-binding protein → MTLKKLAGALMAVGLGAAAGLASSGAHAQVSGDKVKIGYITDLSGLYADIDGQGGVEAVKMAIEDAGGKVLGKPIELVTADHQNKADIAASKAREWMDQQGIDMLLGGTNSATSLAMSKVAAEKKKVFIGIGAGTARLTNEECTPYTIHYAYDTVALAKGTGSAVVKQGGKSWFFLTADYAFGHSLENDTAAVVKANGGTVVGSVKHPLSASDFSSYLLQAQSSKAQILGLANAGGDTINSIKAAKEFGITKSMKIAGLLMFINDVHSLGLQTAEGLLMTDSWYWDMNDATRKFANRYFMKMKKMPSSLQAADYSAVSNYIKAVAAAGTDDPDKVIAQLKKTKIDDFYTKGYIRQDGRGIHDMYLLQVKTPAESKKPWDYLKVVATIPGEQAFATQAESKCALWKK, encoded by the coding sequence ATGACACTCAAGAAGCTGGCTGGTGCACTGATGGCGGTAGGACTGGGGGCGGCGGCTGGTTTGGCGTCGTCGGGCGCGCACGCCCAGGTGAGCGGCGACAAGGTGAAGATCGGCTACATCACCGATCTGTCGGGTCTGTATGCCGACATCGACGGGCAGGGCGGTGTCGAGGCCGTGAAGATGGCGATCGAAGACGCGGGCGGCAAGGTGCTCGGCAAGCCGATCGAACTGGTCACGGCCGACCACCAGAACAAGGCGGATATCGCGGCCTCCAAGGCGCGCGAGTGGATGGATCAGCAGGGCATCGACATGCTGCTGGGCGGCACCAACTCCGCCACGTCGCTGGCGATGAGCAAGGTGGCGGCCGAGAAGAAGAAGGTGTTCATCGGCATCGGCGCCGGCACAGCCCGCCTGACCAACGAGGAGTGCACGCCGTACACGATCCACTACGCGTATGACACGGTGGCGCTGGCCAAGGGCACCGGCAGCGCGGTGGTCAAGCAGGGCGGCAAGTCGTGGTTCTTCCTGACCGCCGACTACGCGTTTGGCCACTCGCTGGAGAACGACACCGCAGCCGTGGTCAAGGCCAACGGCGGTACGGTGGTGGGCTCGGTCAAGCACCCGCTGTCGGCGTCGGACTTCTCGTCGTACCTGCTGCAGGCGCAGTCGTCCAAGGCGCAGATCCTGGGCCTGGCCAACGCGGGCGGCGACACGATCAACTCGATCAAGGCGGCCAAGGAATTCGGCATCACCAAGTCGATGAAGATCGCGGGCCTGCTGATGTTCATCAACGACGTGCATAGCCTGGGCCTGCAAACAGCCGAAGGCCTGTTAATGACCGACAGCTGGTACTGGGACATGAACGACGCCACGCGCAAGTTCGCCAACCGCTACTTCATGAAGATGAAGAAGATGCCGAGCAGCTTGCAGGCCGCCGACTACTCGGCCGTGTCGAACTACATCAAGGCGGTGGCTGCCGCCGGCACGGATGATCCGGACAAGGTGATCGCGCAGCTCAAGAAGACGAAGATCGACGACTTCTACACCAAGGGCTACATCCGCCAGGACGGCCGTGGCATCCACGACATGTACCTGCTGCAGGTGAAGACGCCGGCCGAGTCGAAGAAGCCGTGGGATTACCTGAAGGTCGTGGCAACGATTCCGGGCGAGCAAGCCTTCGCCACGCAGGCGGAATCGAAGTGCGCGCTGTGGAAGAAGTAA